Proteins from a single region of Nakamurella deserti:
- a CDS encoding glycosyltransferase family 4 protein, with translation MRRTLLISNDFPPRAGGIQSYVHELAGHLPAADLVVYAPAWPGAAEFDAAQPYPVHRHPTSLMLPVPSVARTAARLIAEHRLTAVWYGAAAPLALLTPTLRRHGVERTVASTHGHEVGWSMLPGSRQLLRRIGRTNDVITFVSRYSRSRIAAALGADAALEHLPPGVDAAAFRPDPARRAALRGRWGIGDRPVVVCVSRLVRRKGQDVLIRAWPQVLAGCPDALLLIVGGGSDEARLRVLATRHAVQDNVIVTGQVPADDLAGFYAAGDVFAMPCRTRGRGLDVEGLGIVFLEAAAAGLPVVAGDSGGAPETVRPGMTGEVVDGRDTAAVAAACRTLLTDRVRARRYGAAGQRWVADDWTWAASGRRLVELLG, from the coding sequence ATGCGACGCACCCTGCTGATCAGCAACGACTTCCCGCCGCGGGCGGGTGGCATCCAGTCCTATGTCCACGAACTGGCCGGCCACCTGCCCGCGGCGGATCTCGTCGTGTACGCCCCGGCGTGGCCGGGAGCCGCGGAGTTCGACGCCGCCCAGCCCTACCCGGTGCACCGGCACCCCACGTCGCTGATGCTGCCGGTGCCGTCGGTCGCCCGCACCGCCGCCCGGCTCATCGCCGAGCACCGCCTCACCGCAGTCTGGTACGGCGCCGCGGCGCCGCTGGCGCTGCTCACCCCGACCCTGCGCCGGCACGGCGTGGAACGGACCGTGGCGAGCACCCACGGCCACGAGGTCGGCTGGTCGATGCTGCCCGGGTCGCGGCAGCTGCTCCGGCGGATCGGCCGTACCAACGACGTCATCACGTTCGTCAGCCGCTACTCCCGGTCCCGGATCGCCGCCGCCCTCGGCGCCGACGCGGCCCTGGAACACCTGCCGCCGGGCGTCGACGCGGCGGCGTTCCGGCCGGACCCGGCACGACGCGCGGCCCTGCGCGGTCGATGGGGGATCGGCGACCGACCCGTCGTGGTCTGCGTGTCCCGGCTCGTCCGGCGCAAGGGTCAGGACGTGCTCATCCGGGCGTGGCCGCAGGTCCTCGCCGGCTGCCCGGACGCCCTGCTGCTGATCGTCGGCGGTGGGTCCGACGAGGCCCGGCTGCGCGTCCTCGCCACGCGACATGCGGTGCAGGACAACGTCATCGTCACCGGACAGGTGCCCGCCGACGACCTCGCCGGGTTCTACGCGGCGGGGGACGTCTTCGCCATGCCCTGCCGCACCCGCGGCCGCGGGCTGGACGTCGAAGGTCTTGGGATCGTCTTCCTCGAGGCCGCCGCGGCCGGTCTGCCCGTGGTGGCCGGCGACTCCGGCGGAGCTCCCGAGACGGTCCGCCCGGGGATGACCGGCGAGGTGGTCGACGGCCGGGACACGGCCGCCGTGGCCGCGGCGTGCCGGACGCTGCTGACCGACCGGGTCCGCGCCCGCCGCTACGGCGCCGCCGGTCAGCGCTGGGTCGCCGACGACTGGACCTGGGCGGCGTCCGGGCGCCGGTTGGTGGAACTCCTCGGCTGA
- a CDS encoding C40 family peptidase, giving the protein MARSRLLHLTTGTLTAAALAGALLVAGPALAEPAAPPAPPTTAEDAKTAWIDAAHGVEELNQAVLTAQQQVTDRQAAAAAAQSAAAATVAAVTAADAQVAAADAQVAAFRPTLDAVANASLKGARFSSLSSLLTADSADDYLDQVTALDQVAGDTLATMAAAQQAGSVADAAKAAADATRAQADRAAAEAAAAVVAAEQAAADVAARQVTMRAEIVRYEQVYSALTVAERGEAIEAFENSNLSPEAQVKVDREAAARAAAGITENNLSAMAVSAAPDTAAGIAVAAALTRRGMPYVWGAVGPDEFDCSGLMLWAWQQAGVTIPRTSAEQATLPSVPMDQLQPGDLVTFYSPVSHVGMYIGHGLLLHASTTGTPVKVIAMEKAGPNATGHRVPR; this is encoded by the coding sequence GTGGCGCGCTCGCGACTGCTGCACCTCACCACCGGCACCCTGACCGCCGCCGCCCTCGCCGGCGCGCTGCTGGTCGCCGGTCCGGCGCTGGCCGAGCCGGCCGCCCCGCCGGCGCCGCCCACCACCGCCGAGGACGCGAAGACCGCGTGGATCGACGCCGCGCACGGCGTCGAGGAGCTCAACCAGGCGGTGCTGACCGCCCAGCAGCAGGTCACCGACCGGCAGGCCGCCGCCGCTGCCGCGCAGAGCGCCGCCGCGGCGACCGTCGCCGCCGTCACCGCCGCCGACGCCCAGGTGGCCGCCGCCGACGCCCAGGTCGCCGCGTTCCGCCCGACCCTGGACGCCGTGGCCAACGCGAGCCTCAAGGGCGCCCGGTTCAGCTCGCTGTCGTCCCTGCTCACCGCCGACTCGGCCGACGACTACCTGGACCAGGTCACCGCGCTGGACCAGGTCGCCGGCGACACGCTCGCCACGATGGCCGCCGCCCAGCAGGCCGGCTCGGTGGCCGACGCCGCCAAGGCCGCCGCCGACGCGACCCGCGCGCAGGCCGACCGGGCCGCCGCCGAGGCCGCGGCCGCCGTGGTCGCCGCCGAGCAGGCCGCGGCCGACGTCGCCGCCCGCCAGGTCACCATGCGGGCCGAGATCGTGCGGTACGAGCAGGTGTACTCGGCTCTCACCGTCGCCGAGCGCGGCGAGGCGATCGAGGCGTTCGAGAACTCCAACCTCTCGCCCGAGGCCCAGGTCAAGGTCGACCGGGAGGCCGCCGCCCGGGCCGCCGCCGGCATCACCGAGAACAATCTCAGCGCGATGGCGGTCTCGGCCGCCCCGGACACCGCCGCCGGCATCGCCGTCGCCGCCGCCCTGACCCGCCGGGGGATGCCCTACGTGTGGGGTGCGGTCGGTCCGGACGAGTTCGACTGTTCCGGTCTGATGCTGTGGGCCTGGCAGCAGGCCGGCGTCACCATCCCGCGGACGAGCGCCGAGCAGGCCACCCTGCCGTCGGTCCCGATGGACCAGCTGCAGCCGGGTGACCTGGTGACCTTCTACTCGCCGGTCTCCCACGTCGGGATGTACATCGGTCACGGTCTGCTGCTGCACGCGTCCACCACCGGCACCCCGGTCAAGGTCATCGCGATGGAGAAGGCCGGCCCGAACGCCACCGGGCACCGGGTGCCGCGCTGA
- a CDS encoding metallophosphoesterase family protein — MLISVVADVHGNFDDLARAADAADLLLVLGDLLDYVDYHDPAGGILGAVFGEELVRPFVRMRTRGDFAALHDYNQQLWSRVADPARAIHDIVVDRYEHVVKLLPDNALVLLGNVDVAAAWAEVAPPHLQALDAETRTIDGAVFGFVGGGSTRPGSVVRDTGSPWKPFVRSAADFGVALAALPAVDVLCTHIPPKLTTLRYDTVPARLEMYGPGLVEYIDTHRPRYALSGHVHQPIGARLRRGRTECVNVGHFQRSARPYLLAL, encoded by the coding sequence GTGCTGATCTCCGTCGTCGCCGATGTCCACGGCAATTTCGACGACCTCGCCCGGGCGGCCGACGCGGCCGACCTGCTGCTGGTGCTGGGCGACCTGCTCGACTACGTCGACTACCACGACCCCGCCGGCGGCATCCTCGGTGCCGTCTTCGGCGAGGAACTCGTCCGGCCGTTCGTGCGGATGCGCACCCGCGGCGACTTCGCCGCGCTGCACGACTACAACCAGCAGCTGTGGTCCCGGGTGGCCGACCCGGCCCGGGCCATCCACGACATCGTGGTGGACCGCTACGAGCACGTCGTGAAGCTGCTGCCGGACAACGCCCTGGTGCTGCTGGGCAACGTCGACGTGGCCGCCGCCTGGGCCGAGGTCGCGCCGCCGCACCTGCAGGCACTGGACGCCGAGACCCGCACGATCGACGGCGCCGTCTTCGGGTTCGTCGGCGGCGGTTCGACCCGGCCGGGGTCGGTGGTCCGCGACACCGGTTCGCCGTGGAAGCCGTTCGTCCGGTCCGCCGCCGACTTCGGGGTCGCGCTGGCCGCGCTGCCGGCCGTGGACGTGCTGTGCACCCACATCCCGCCGAAGCTGACCACCCTGCGCTACGACACCGTCCCGGCGCGGCTGGAGATGTACGGTCCCGGGCTGGTCGAGTACATCGACACCCACCGCCCGCGGTACGCGCTGTCCGGCCACGTCCACCAGCCCATCGGCGCCCGGCTGCGCCGCGGCCGCACCGAGTGCGTCAACGTCGGGCACTTCCAGCGGTCGGCCCGGCCGTACCTGCTCGCGCTGTAG
- a CDS encoding SRPBCC family protein yields MPDLSTQSIVINADPAQVMAVIADFASYPEWTGAIKSVDVTVPGEPGRARQVKYVMDAGLLKDTYELAYTWAPDGLSVSWTLVSGSLQKSQRGSYRLTPVADGTEVTYSLNVEPSIPLIGPLRRKAERSILDTALKELRRRVESA; encoded by the coding sequence ATGCCTGACCTGTCGACCCAATCGATCGTGATCAACGCCGACCCCGCTCAGGTGATGGCCGTGATCGCCGATTTCGCGTCGTACCCGGAGTGGACGGGCGCCATCAAGTCGGTCGACGTCACCGTGCCGGGTGAGCCCGGACGGGCCCGTCAGGTGAAGTACGTCATGGACGCCGGGCTGCTCAAGGACACCTACGAGCTCGCCTACACCTGGGCGCCCGACGGGCTGTCGGTCAGCTGGACGCTGGTGTCGGGCTCGCTGCAGAAGTCGCAGCGGGGTTCTTACCGGCTCACCCCGGTCGCCGACGGCACCGAGGTCACCTACAGCCTCAACGTGGAGCCCTCGATCCCGTTGATCGGCCCACTGCGCCGCAAGGCCGAACGGTCGATCCTGGACACCGCCCTCAAAGAGCTGCGCAGACGCGTCGAGAGCGCGTGA
- a CDS encoding ArsA family ATPase, whose product MSGTTAAAVDGPRTLLFTGKGGVGKTTLAAATAVAAAASGHRTLVLSTDPAHSLSDVLGTPLSGEPSVVDPVLAPRLSAAEVDVQGRFEAGWSQIRQYLVGVLAARGVAEVTAEELVVLPGADEIVALLELQQRAASGAYDVIVVDCAPTGETLRLLALPETLSFYADRLFGAPQRLLRALAAGLGGRGGLTTGPDGEVRDALSDLLTRLTSARALLTAPGSGVTVVTTAEHVVLAEARRAYTALSLHGYRVGAVVVNRLLPAEADGTWAARLREGQRRGLTAVAESFAGLPVLHAQLRAAEPVGVAALTALAGEVYGDRDPLPGPDDARIGLQVTGGQGDYRLTVPLPLADRGQVQLTRSGDDLVITVGSHRRRIALPSLLQRCTATGASFRDDALVVAFVPDPARWPDALVGAR is encoded by the coding sequence GTGAGCGGCACCACCGCAGCCGCCGTCGACGGGCCGCGGACGCTGCTGTTCACCGGCAAGGGCGGGGTCGGCAAGACGACCCTCGCCGCCGCCACCGCGGTCGCCGCGGCCGCGTCGGGCCACCGCACCCTGGTGCTGTCCACCGATCCGGCCCACTCGTTGTCGGACGTGCTGGGGACGCCGCTGAGCGGGGAACCCTCGGTGGTCGACCCGGTGCTCGCGCCGCGGCTGTCGGCCGCCGAGGTCGACGTCCAGGGCCGCTTCGAGGCGGGCTGGTCGCAGATCCGGCAGTACCTGGTCGGCGTGCTCGCCGCCCGCGGCGTCGCCGAGGTCACCGCGGAGGAACTCGTGGTGCTGCCCGGCGCCGACGAGATCGTGGCCCTGCTCGAGCTGCAGCAGCGGGCGGCGTCCGGGGCCTACGACGTGATCGTGGTCGACTGCGCGCCGACGGGGGAGACCCTGCGGCTGCTGGCGCTCCCGGAGACGCTGTCGTTCTACGCCGACCGGTTGTTCGGGGCGCCGCAGCGGCTGCTGCGGGCGCTGGCCGCCGGCCTGGGGGGCCGCGGCGGTCTCACGACCGGCCCGGACGGCGAGGTCCGCGACGCCCTGAGCGACCTGCTGACCCGGCTGACCAGTGCCCGGGCGTTGCTGACCGCACCGGGCAGCGGGGTCACCGTGGTGACCACCGCCGAGCACGTGGTGCTGGCCGAGGCCCGGCGGGCCTACACCGCGCTGTCGCTGCACGGGTACCGGGTCGGCGCGGTCGTGGTGAACCGGCTGCTGCCCGCGGAGGCGGACGGGACCTGGGCGGCGCGGCTGCGGGAGGGCCAGCGCCGCGGCCTGACGGCCGTGGCCGAATCGTTCGCCGGGCTGCCGGTCCTGCACGCGCAGCTGCGGGCGGCGGAGCCCGTCGGCGTCGCCGCGCTGACCGCCCTGGCCGGTGAGGTGTACGGCGACCGGGACCCGCTGCCCGGTCCCGACGACGCGCGGATCGGTCTGCAGGTCACGGGCGGGCAGGGCGACTACCGGCTGACCGTGCCGCTGCCGCTGGCCGACCGGGGTCAGGTGCAGCTCACCCGCTCCGGCGACGACCTGGTGATCACCGTCGGGTCGCACCGCCGCCGGATCGCGTTGCCGTCCCTGCTCCAGCGGTGCACCGCCACCGGCGCGAGCTTCCGCGACGACGCGCTGGTCGTCGCGTTCGTGCCCGACCCGGCCCGCTGGCCGGACGCCCTGGTGGGAGCCCGATGA
- a CDS encoding ROK family protein has translation MTSHDPADPAAVRDRGPAHTVGVDIGGTTIKAAVIDRSGRIVDTLSAPTPDTTDATDDALVAVISELAERHPVRAVGLAVAGFITADRQSVMFAPHLAYRDSRVPSRLGDRLGLPVVMEHDVNAAVWAEHRIGAAVGADVALLIALGTGIGAGLIVGERIYRGAFGVAPELGHITVVPGGRPCPCGKVGCWERYCSGTALAQTAAERGMEAPGPITGQLVGRAARDGHPTALAAVDDLGEWLARGMALAIDVFDPEVIVIGGGVSSIADLFLPAAEDRLGELVTGAGYRPMPKVVAAHLHDTASMVGAGLLARDPHH, from the coding sequence TTGACATCACATGACCCGGCCGACCCCGCCGCCGTCCGCGACCGCGGGCCCGCGCACACCGTCGGAGTCGACATCGGCGGCACCACGATCAAGGCGGCCGTCATCGACCGCAGCGGGCGGATCGTCGACACCCTGTCCGCGCCGACGCCCGACACCACCGACGCGACCGACGACGCCCTCGTCGCGGTGATCTCCGAGCTCGCCGAACGGCACCCGGTGCGGGCGGTGGGCCTCGCGGTCGCCGGTTTCATCACCGCCGACCGGCAGAGCGTGATGTTCGCGCCGCACCTGGCCTACCGCGACAGCCGGGTGCCGTCGCGGCTGGGTGACCGGCTCGGGCTGCCGGTGGTGATGGAGCACGACGTCAACGCCGCCGTCTGGGCCGAACACCGCATCGGCGCGGCCGTCGGCGCCGACGTGGCCCTGCTGATCGCGCTCGGCACCGGCATCGGCGCGGGCCTGATCGTCGGCGAGCGGATCTACCGGGGCGCGTTCGGGGTCGCCCCGGAGCTGGGCCACATCACGGTGGTCCCGGGGGGCCGGCCGTGCCCGTGCGGCAAGGTGGGCTGCTGGGAGCGCTACTGCTCCGGCACGGCGCTGGCCCAGACCGCCGCCGAGCGGGGGATGGAGGCCCCGGGCCCGATCACCGGGCAGCTGGTCGGCCGGGCCGCGCGCGACGGTCACCCCACCGCGCTGGCCGCGGTGGACGACCTGGGGGAGTGGCTGGCCCGGGGCATGGCCCTGGCCATCGACGTCTTCGATCCGGAGGTCATCGTCATCGGCGGTGGCGTGTCCAGCATCGCCGACCTGTTCCTGCCCGCCGCCGAGGACCGTCTCGGCGAGCTGGTCACCGGGGCCGGCTACCGGCCGATGCCCAAGGTCGTGGCCGCGCACCTGCACGACACGGCGTCGATGGTCGGGGCCGGGTTGCTCGCGCGGGACCCGCACCACTGA
- a CDS encoding lysophospholipid acyltransferase family protein produces the protein MFYAVMKYVLIGPLLRLLFPTKISGTAHIPETGGAILVSNHLAVADSFFLPLHIKRRVTFLAKSEYFTEKGLKGWFKKQFFLGMGQVPVDRTGANAAQDALDTGIRLLRDGELLGIYPEGTRSPDGRLYKGKTGVARMALEAGVVVIPVAMFNTGRINPIGSKMWRPSKVRIEIGRPLDFSRYEGMAGDRFVERSMTDEIMYRLMEMTGQEYVDVYAAKVKADLEARAKAEAEVVEGRGPGTITRLPGTRAS, from the coding sequence GTGTTCTACGCCGTGATGAAGTACGTGCTGATCGGCCCCCTGCTGCGGCTGCTGTTCCCGACGAAGATCTCGGGGACCGCCCACATCCCCGAGACCGGTGGCGCCATCCTGGTCTCCAACCACCTCGCGGTGGCCGACTCCTTCTTCCTCCCGCTGCACATCAAGCGCCGGGTCACCTTCCTCGCGAAGTCCGAGTACTTCACCGAGAAGGGCCTCAAGGGCTGGTTCAAGAAGCAGTTCTTCCTCGGCATGGGCCAGGTGCCGGTCGACCGCACCGGCGCCAACGCCGCCCAGGACGCCCTGGACACCGGCATCCGGCTGCTCCGCGACGGGGAGTTGCTGGGCATCTACCCGGAGGGCACCCGTTCACCGGACGGTCGGCTCTACAAGGGCAAGACCGGGGTCGCCCGGATGGCGCTGGAAGCCGGCGTCGTGGTCATCCCGGTGGCCATGTTCAACACCGGGCGGATCAACCCCATCGGGTCGAAGATGTGGCGACCGTCCAAGGTGCGCATCGAGATCGGCCGCCCGCTGGACTTCTCCCGCTACGAGGGCATGGCTGGTGACCGCTTCGTCGAGCGCAGCATGACGGACGAGATCATGTACCGGTTGATGGAGATGACCGGGCAGGAGTACGTCGACGTGTACGCGGCGAAGGTCAAGGCGGACCTGGAGGCCCGGGCGAAGGCCGAGGCCGAGGTCGTCGAGGGCCGCGGTCCGGGCACCATCACCCGGCTCCCCGGCACGCGCGCGAGCTGA
- a CDS encoding polyadenylate-specific 3'-exoribonuclease AS, producing the protein MPQRPPESRRSCRYFYDTEFIEDGRTIELVSIGIVCEDGREYYAISTGFDPMRAGKWVQRNVLDKLPPIQDPAWRSRTTIRDEVAAFLSAGDGDPELWAWYAAYDHVVLAQLWGDMTALPRFIPRFTKELRQYWEDAGYPPVPDGGRDQHHALADAKVNLARWRAIVSTA; encoded by the coding sequence GTGCCCCAGCGTCCACCTGAGAGCCGCCGCTCCTGCAGGTACTTCTACGACACCGAGTTCATCGAGGACGGCCGCACCATCGAGCTGGTCTCGATCGGCATCGTCTGCGAGGACGGCCGTGAGTACTACGCGATCTCCACCGGCTTCGACCCGATGCGGGCCGGCAAGTGGGTGCAGCGCAACGTGCTGGACAAGCTGCCGCCCATCCAGGACCCGGCCTGGCGCAGCCGCACCACGATCCGCGACGAGGTCGCCGCCTTCCTGTCCGCCGGTGACGGCGACCCCGAGCTGTGGGCCTGGTACGCCGCCTACGACCACGTCGTGCTCGCCCAGCTGTGGGGGGACATGACGGCGCTGCCGCGGTTCATCCCCCGGTTCACCAAAGAATTGCGGCAGTACTGGGAGGACGCGGGATACCCTCCGGTCCCCGACGGCGGGCGTGACCAGCACCATGCGCTGGCCGACGCCAAGGTCAACCTGGCGCGGTGGCGGGCGATAGTCTCGACGGCGTGA
- a CDS encoding class II 3-deoxy-7-phosphoheptulonate synthase: MNWKVDIPADILPTLPPLPGSLRAQLDAALAKPAAQQPQWDNPDQVLAVRAVLEAVPPITVPLEIDRLKLKLADVANGKAFLLQGGDCAETYADNTEPHITGNIQTLLQMAVVLTYGASLPVVKVARIAGQYAKPRSSNIDALGLPSYRGDIINSLDTDPEARRHDATRMIRAYANSSAAMNLVRALTGSGMGDLSTVHEWNKDFVLTSRAGERYERVATEIDRAMRFMRACGVDSHSLHEVEVFASHEALLIDYERSLLRLVDRGPDGKPVEAQLYDLSSHFLWIGDRTRQLDGAHIALAELLANPIGVKIGPSTTPDDAVEYVERLDPDNQAGRITLISRMGNGKVRDLLPPIIEKVEATGHKVVWQCDPMHGNTHEASTGYKTRHFDRIVDEVQGFFEVHNELGSHPGGIHVELTGDNVTECLGGAQEISDADLAGRYETACDPRLNVQQSLELAFLVAEMLRS; the protein is encoded by the coding sequence GTGAACTGGAAAGTCGACATCCCGGCAGACATCCTGCCGACCCTGCCGCCCCTCCCGGGCAGTCTCCGCGCCCAGCTGGACGCCGCGCTGGCCAAGCCGGCCGCCCAACAGCCGCAGTGGGACAACCCGGACCAGGTGCTGGCGGTGCGGGCCGTCCTCGAGGCGGTGCCGCCGATCACCGTTCCGCTGGAGATCGACCGGCTCAAGCTCAAGCTCGCCGACGTCGCCAACGGGAAGGCCTTCCTGCTGCAGGGCGGTGACTGCGCCGAGACCTACGCCGACAACACCGAGCCGCACATCACCGGCAACATCCAGACCCTGCTGCAGATGGCCGTGGTCCTCACCTACGGCGCGTCGCTGCCGGTGGTCAAGGTCGCCCGCATCGCCGGCCAGTACGCCAAGCCGCGCTCGTCCAACATCGACGCGCTCGGGCTGCCGTCCTACCGCGGCGACATCATCAACTCCCTGGACACCGACCCGGAGGCCCGGCGGCACGACGCGACCCGGATGATCCGGGCCTACGCGAACTCGTCCGCGGCGATGAACCTGGTCCGCGCGCTGACCGGTTCGGGCATGGGCGACCTGTCGACGGTGCACGAGTGGAACAAGGACTTCGTCCTGACCTCCCGCGCCGGCGAACGCTACGAGCGGGTCGCCACCGAGATCGACCGCGCGATGCGCTTCATGCGCGCCTGCGGGGTCGACTCGCACTCGCTGCACGAGGTCGAGGTCTTCGCCTCCCACGAGGCGCTGCTCATCGACTACGAGCGCTCGCTGCTGCGGCTGGTCGACCGGGGTCCCGATGGCAAGCCCGTCGAGGCCCAGCTCTACGACCTGTCGTCGCACTTCCTGTGGATCGGCGACCGCACCCGGCAGCTGGACGGCGCGCACATCGCGCTGGCCGAGCTGCTGGCCAACCCGATCGGCGTCAAGATCGGCCCCAGCACCACGCCGGACGACGCCGTCGAGTACGTCGAGCGGCTCGACCCCGACAACCAGGCGGGCCGGATCACCCTCATCTCCCGGATGGGCAACGGCAAGGTCCGCGACCTGCTGCCGCCCATCATCGAGAAGGTCGAGGCCACCGGACACAAGGTCGTCTGGCAGTGCGACCCGATGCACGGCAACACCCACGAGGCGTCCACCGGCTACAAGACCCGGCACTTCGACCGCATCGTCGACGAGGTGCAGGGCTTCTTCGAGGTGCACAACGAGCTCGGCTCGCACCCGGGCGGCATCCACGTCGAGCTGACCGGTGACAACGTCACGGAGTGCCTCGGCGGCGCCCAGGAGATCTCCGACGCCGACCTGGCCGGCCGTTACGAGACCGCCTGCGATCCGCGCCTGAACGTGCAGCAGTCCCTGGAGCTGGCGTTCCTGGTCGCGGAGATGCTGCGCAGCTGA
- the pknB gene encoding Stk1 family PASTA domain-containing Ser/Thr kinase — translation MEAGRPAETTTPDGPRSTVLDGRYRLGALIARGGMSAVYRGVDLRLDRPVAIKILKDDLVRDPTFLARFDREARTAAALHHRGIVAVYDQGRDGDTVFLVMELVDGGTLRDLLTEHGAMSVPVALSILEPVLSALGAAHEAGLVHRDVKPENVLISTRGEVKVADFGLVRAVTSTTVATGDVILGTVAYLSPEQVSTGFSDARSDVYSAGVLGFEMLTGRPPFDGGTALSVAYQHVHEDVPAPSTLAIGVPAPLDEIMVRATARNSSDRPADAAEFLSELIRMRARLLIRRVPVPVPTPARPAHATRVMPAARPRTDGDTDSGRVADRRDTGPGAGDTTFLTTATPPQRQTAPVADGATQVVARRPEPAEPQRRRRRRRAWIIGVVVLLLASAAGVGGWWFGSGRYTTVPTLVGQARESAVQTVESAGLVAVVSEAHDNRMAAGRVAAVDPAEGARELRGSEIRLVVSTGRPVVPAIEAGTAPDDAETALTAADLTVTRDEAAAVFDAEVPAGAVVRTEPAAGTALDIGAPVTLVVSKGAEPVPVPAVTDKTVVDAENALKVAGFGIGTQVDQFDPERPAGTVIGTRPAAGETLAAGATVQLVVSSSLVVPDVVGSSQADATATLQGAKLTVTVGPAQFDSDVDGGDVIRTDPAAGTLVDPAASTVTVTVSNAVTMPDVRGRNVDEAGGQLTGAGLYVQVTSFFGLGSTVQSQDPAPGTRVEPGATVSLNTFN, via the coding sequence ATGGAAGCGGGCCGCCCGGCGGAGACGACGACGCCGGACGGTCCCCGGTCCACCGTGCTCGACGGCCGGTACCGGCTCGGTGCGTTGATCGCCCGGGGCGGTATGTCGGCGGTGTACCGGGGCGTGGACCTGCGCCTCGACCGGCCGGTGGCGATCAAGATCCTCAAGGACGACCTCGTCCGGGACCCGACCTTCCTGGCCCGTTTCGACCGCGAGGCCCGAACCGCGGCCGCCCTGCACCACCGCGGCATCGTGGCCGTGTACGACCAGGGCCGCGACGGCGACACCGTGTTCCTGGTGATGGAGCTGGTCGACGGCGGCACCCTGCGCGACCTGCTGACCGAGCACGGCGCGATGAGCGTGCCGGTGGCGCTGTCGATCCTGGAGCCCGTGCTGTCGGCCCTGGGCGCGGCCCACGAGGCGGGGCTGGTGCACCGCGACGTCAAGCCGGAGAACGTGCTCATCTCCACCCGCGGCGAGGTCAAGGTCGCCGACTTCGGGTTGGTCCGAGCGGTCACGTCCACGACGGTGGCCACCGGCGACGTCATCCTCGGCACCGTCGCCTACCTCTCCCCCGAGCAGGTCTCGACCGGGTTCTCCGACGCCCGCTCCGACGTCTACTCCGCGGGCGTGCTGGGGTTCGAGATGCTCACCGGGCGGCCGCCGTTCGACGGCGGTACCGCGCTCAGCGTGGCCTACCAGCACGTGCACGAGGACGTGCCGGCCCCGTCGACGCTGGCCATCGGGGTGCCGGCGCCGTTGGACGAGATCATGGTGCGCGCGACCGCCCGCAACTCATCGGACCGCCCGGCCGACGCCGCGGAGTTCCTGTCTGAACTGATCCGGATGCGCGCCCGGCTGCTGATCCGCCGGGTGCCGGTCCCGGTGCCGACCCCGGCGCGGCCGGCCCACGCCACCCGGGTGATGCCCGCGGCCCGGCCCCGGACCGACGGCGACACCGACAGCGGCCGGGTCGCCGACCGGCGCGACACCGGACCCGGCGCCGGCGACACCACCTTCCTCACCACGGCGACCCCGCCGCAGCGGCAGACGGCACCGGTCGCCGACGGCGCGACCCAGGTGGTCGCCCGGCGCCCGGAGCCGGCGGAGCCGCAGCGTCGCCGCCGGCGGCGTCGCGCCTGGATCATCGGCGTGGTCGTGCTGCTGCTCGCGTCGGCGGCCGGCGTCGGCGGCTGGTGGTTCGGCAGCGGCCGCTACACCACGGTGCCGACGTTGGTCGGGCAGGCCCGGGAGTCGGCGGTGCAGACGGTGGAGTCGGCCGGCCTGGTCGCGGTGGTCAGCGAAGCCCACGACAACCGGATGGCGGCCGGCCGGGTGGCCGCCGTCGACCCCGCCGAGGGCGCCCGCGAGCTCCGCGGATCGGAGATCCGGCTGGTGGTGAGCACCGGGCGGCCGGTGGTACCGGCGATCGAGGCCGGTACGGCTCCGGACGACGCCGAGACCGCCCTGACGGCCGCGGATCTCACCGTGACCAGGGACGAGGCCGCGGCCGTCTTCGACGCCGAGGTACCGGCCGGCGCGGTGGTGCGCACGGAGCCGGCCGCCGGCACCGCACTGGACATCGGGGCTCCCGTCACGCTGGTCGTGAGCAAGGGCGCCGAACCCGTCCCGGTGCCCGCGGTCACCGACAAGACCGTCGTCGACGCCGAGAACGCGCTCAAGGTGGCGGGTTTCGGCATCGGGACGCAGGTCGACCAGTTCGACCCCGAGCGGCCCGCGGGCACCGTGATCGGCACCCGGCCGGCCGCCGGGGAGACCCTCGCCGCGGGAGCGACGGTGCAGCTGGTGGTCAGCAGCTCGCTGGTGGTGCCCGACGTCGTCGGTTCCAGCCAGGCCGACGCGACGGCGACGCTGCAGGGCGCGAAACTGACCGTGACGGTGGGGCCGGCCCAGTTCGACTCCGACGTGGACGGCGGCGACGTCATCCGTACCGACCCGGCCGCCGGGACGCTGGTGGACCCGGCGGCGTCGACGGTCACCGTCACCGTGTCGAACGCGGTCACGATGCCCGACGTCCGGGGCCGCAACGTGGACGAGGCCGGCGGTCAGCTGACCGGAGCGGGCCTGTACGTGCAGGTCACGTCGTTCTTCGGGCTCGGCTCGACGGTGCAGTCCCAGGATCCCGCACCGGGCACCCGGGTCGAGCCGGGTGCCACGGTGTCGCTGAACACCTTCAACTGA